GGTGGAGATCGACGACCGGGCCCCCATCACCGTGCCCGTCATCCGCTGAGCCCGATGAGGTAGATTGCGCGGCATGACCGCCCCAGACTCCCGCCCCACCCCTGGAATGCTCGCCCGTGCCCTGAAGACGGTCGGGCGACTCACCAGCTCCGAGACCCGCTCGGGCAAGGTCTTCGCGAAGGCCGAGCAGGGCCTCACCCAGGTGGCCGCGCGCCTCGCCGAGAGCCCCACCTTCCTGCGCCTCAGCGGCGGGCTGATGCGCCGGGGCTTCAGCCTGCAGATCCGCCGCACCTCGGTGATGGAGAAGACGCTGCACTCGCTGCGCGTGCCCACCGCCTCCGAGGTCGAGGTCCTGCGCGACCAGCTGCGCCGCATGGGAGATCAGGTGGAGGCGCTCGGCTCGCAGCTCGAGCACGTGGTCGAGCTGTTGGAGCGCCAGGAGCAGCAGTCGGCCCCCCCTTCCGACGTGCCCCCCGCGCCCCGCCGACGCCGGACCAACGCCGCCCGATAGCGCGCCTGGACCATGCCCCGGACCCCCCAGCAGTACCAGCAGCTCAAGGAGGAGCGCAGGAGCGCGCTGCTGAAGGCGGCCCGCGAGGTCTTCGCCCGCCGGGGACTGGCGGCCACCAAGATGACGGACCTGGCCGCCGCGGCGGGGATCAGCTACGGGCTCGTCTACCACTACTTCCCGGACAAGGAGTCCGTGTTCGCCACACTCGTCGAGGAGGCGATCCAGGACGGCATCCGGCTCCTCACCGCGGAGCGGCAGGGTCCCGGTACACCCTGGGAGCAGCTCCAGCGGTTCTGCGCCCAGATATTGGAGCACGTCCGGGAGGAGACCTCGATTCCGCTCATCCTCGTCCAGGCGCGCGCCAGCGAGAGCATCCCCGCCCCGGTCCAACGGGCCCTGGAGCGCTACACCACCCAGTTCTTCCAGCAACTGGTGGAGCTCATCGAGGCCGGACAGAGCGCGGGGCAGATCGTGAAAATCCCCGCCGCGGAGCTCGCGCGGCTCCTGTTGTCCACCGTACAGGGGCTCGCGCTGACGCAGGTCCTCCCCCGGCCGGACGACGCCCCGTTTCCGGCCACCGACACCGTGCTCCGGCTCTTCAGACCCTGACACACAGGAGCGCCCCGCCGCGCTATGGTGGGGACTCCTGCTTCCCGGAGTCCCCCCGTGAATCGGCCCGCCCAAGCCTTCCAGCGGATCCGCTCGTTCGTCTCGTCCCAGGTCGACGTCTCGCGCTCGCTCGCGCAGGCCCTGCAGGACCGCTCCATCAACCCCTACCCGTACCTCAAGCCCTTCATCGAGAAGGCCGCTGGCGTGCGCGAGCCCCCCATCAGCCCCACGCCGCACTCGGTGGTGTACACGCGCGGCAGCATGCGCCTGTTGCGCTACGCCGCGCCCCGGCGCCGCCACCGCACGCCCATCCTCTTCGTCTACTCGCTCATCAATCGCTGGTACATCCTCGACTTCCTGCCCGGGCGCAGCCTCATCGAGTACCTCACCCGCCAGGGCTACGACGTCTACGCCATCGACTGGGGCATCGCCGGCCCGGACGAGCAGAACCTCAGCTGGAGCGAGCTGCTCGGTGGCCACCTGCGCAGCGCCGTGCGCTGGACGCTGCGCGTGAGCGACAGCGAGGACCTGACGCTCTACGGCTACTGCATGGGCGGCACCATGTCCCTGGCCTACACGTCCCTCTACCCCGAGGGCGTGCGCAACCTCGTGGTGCAGGCCACCCCCGTGGACTTCAGCAAGGGCGGCATCTACTCGCTGTGGACGCAGCAGCGGCACTTCGACGTGGACTCGCTGGTGGACGCCTACGGCAACGTGCCCACCTACGTGCTGGAGAGCGGCTTCTTCATGGCCGGCCCCGTCCAGCGCATCACCAAGTGGCTCGACGTGTGCCGGCAGATCGATGACCCGGGCTTCGTCACCACCTTCCTCGCGCTGGAGCGCTGGGGCTCGGATGCCGTGCCCTTCCCCGGCGAGGTCTACCGGCAGTACATCCGTGACTGCTACCAGCAGAACCTCTTCTGCCAGAACCGCATGGAGGTGGGGGGCGAGCGCGTGGACCTGGGCAGCATCCAGTGCCCCGTGCTCAACATCATCGCGGAGCAGGACAACATCGCCCCGCCGGCCATGAGCGAGCCGCTGCCGGACCTGGTGAAGGAGTGCGAGACGATGCGCTTCCCGGTGGGCCACATCGGCCTGTCGGCTTCCAGCAAGGCGCCGGTGAAGGTCTGGCCGCGCATCGCCGCCTGGATCGGGCAGCACTCGCGGCCCATGGAGGGAGGAGAATGAACGAGGTGCGAGTACGGGAAGAGGGAGCCCAGGTGAGGGAGGGCTCCATCCGGCTGCGCGACGGGCGCCGGCTGGCGTACGTCGAGTCCGGGAACCTGGAGGGCAGTCCCGTCATCTTCCTGCACGGCAATCCCGGCTCCCGCTACATGCGGCACCCGGACGACGGGCTCACGGCGAGCCTGGGCGTGCGGCTCATCACCCCGGACCGTCCCGGCTACGGGCTGTCCGACTTCCAGCGGGGACGCACCCTGCTGGACATGCCCGCGGACATCGAGCAGCTGGCCAACGCGCTGGGGCTGGGCCGCTTCGCCGTCATGGGAGTGTCCGCGGGAGGCCCCTACGTGGCGGCCTGCGCGTACCGCCTGGGCGAGCGGCTCACGGGAGCGGCCATCATCTCCGGCTCCGCGCCCTTCAACCGCAGCGGGGCCGTGGAAGGCGTCAACCGGGACTACCGCACCGCCTACGCCCTGGCCACCTGGCCGCACTGGCTGCTGCAGCCGATCATGACCCTCCATGACAGGTCCGTGCGCCGCCGGCCGGATCGGGCCCTGGCGGCGGTGATGGCGCACTGCTCCGCCGATGACCGCGCCGTGCTGTCGGACCCGCTCATCGGCTCGCAGGTGCAGGGCTTCCGCACCGAGGCCACGCGCCAGGGCGTCCAGGGCATGGCGCGGGAGGCCCGGCTGCTCACCACGCCCTGGGGCTTCCCGCTCGGGGACATCCGCGTGCCGGTGCACCTCTGGTACTGGGAGGGAGACTCCATCGTGCCGCAGCAGATGGGGCGCTACCTGCACGCCCGTATCCCCCACACGGTGCCCCACTTCCTGCCGGGCGGAGGGCACTTCTCCATCTATACGCATTGGAAGGACATCCTCAGGGAGCTCGTCCTCCGCTAGCGTAGGGGCGTGAGCGACGACATCTCCCTGCCAGCGTTCCGCACCGTGCCCCGCACGGGCGTCATCTATGTCACCACCGAGGCCATGCGCCGGGGCTACCGGGGCGGAGACCCCGAGTGGTGCAACCTCGGCCAGGGCCAGCCCGAGACGGGCGAGCTTCCCAACTCGCCCCCCCGGGTCGGCAGCGTCACGGTGGACGTGAACGACCTGGAGTACGCGCCCGTGGCCGGCCTCTGGGAGGTGCGCGAGGCCATCGCCTCCCTCTACAACCGGCTCTACCGGCGCGGCCTGCCCAGCCAGTACAGCGCGGAGAACGTCTCCCTGTCCGGCGGTGGCCGGGCCGCCCTCACCCGCGCCGCGGCCAGTCTCGGCACCGTCAACCTCGGCCACTTCCTCCCGGACTACACCGCCTACGAGGAGCTGCTGGACGTCTTCAAGGCCTTCACCGCCATCCCCATCCTCCTGGAGGGCGAGCGCGGCTACGCCTTCACCCACGAGGATCTGCGCCGCGAAATCCAGGGCCGGGGCCTGTCCGCGCTCCTCTTCTCCAACCCCTGCAACCCCACCGGCAAGCTGGTGCAGGGCGAGGAGCTCGCGCGCTGGGTGTCCGTGGCCCGTGAGCTGGAGTGCGGCCTGCTCATCGACGAGTTCTACTCGCACTACATCTGGACGGGCCGCCCCGGCCAGCTCCCGGTGGAGAGCGCCGCGCGCTACGTGGAGGACGTCAACAAGGACCCCATCGTCCTCTTCGACGGCTTCACCAAGAACTGGCGCTACCCGGGCTGGCGCATGACGTGGACGATTGGCCCCCGCCAGGTCATCGACGCGGTGTCCAGCGCGGGCAGCTTCCTGGATGGTGGCGGCAGCCGGCCCCTGCAGCGCGCGGCGATTCCCCTCCTGGACGAGCAGGCGGTGGTGAAGGAGACGCTGGCCATCAACCACCACTTCCGCGAGAAGCGCGACCGCTTCCACTCGCGCCTGGAGCGGCTGGGCATCCGCACGGACCGCCCACCCGATGGCACCTTCTATGTCTGGGGAAATGTCTCCGGACTGCCCCCGCCCCTCAACGACGGCATGGGCTTCTTCCGCGCCGCGCTCGACCAGAAGATCATCACCGTGCCTGGCGAGTTCTTCGACGTGAACCCGGGCAAGCGGCGGGCCCGCCCCTCGCGCTTCCGCAGCTACGTGCGCCTGTCCTTCGGACCCTCCATGGAGGTGCTGGAGAAGGCCCTGGGCCGGCTGGAGGCGATGGTGTTGCGCTACACCGGCGGCTGAGTGGCTCGTGCGGGTGACGGACCCCGGGGGTGCCTTCCTGGCCGCTGCCCGGGCAACCCCAAAAGGGAGTCACATTTTTCGTCCGTCACACTTTCGCGGCCCATCACAAATGTCGGCGCGGGAACTCCAATTCAAGCGAGTGGCAAGGAACGCATCATGCGCCGGCCACTCATCAATCCCCACAATTGGAGCATCCCAAGATGAGTATGATGAGGTGGAACGAGGATGAGGCTCGCCGACTGGTCCTCGGACAGCTGGTGTCGCTGGTGGAAGGTGTGCGGACGCTCGCCATTCGCACCCAGCAGGGCAAGTTCCGCAAGCACGAGCCGATCTCCGTCTTCCGGCCCCAGACGCTCCAGGAGCTGATGGGTCAGGTGGAGGTGGAGCTGGAGAAGCTCGCCACCGAGCACGACCAGCTCCGGGACTTCGCCAACGCGATGCGCGCCCTGCTGCACCGGCTCCCCGTCACCAGCCCCCGAGAGATGTACGACGCGGTGATGGACGCCTCGGAGCAGTGGCTGGGCGACGTGGCGGACGAGGACGCCGACGGCCTGCGCTCCGACTCGCAGCACCCCTCGCAGCTCGAGGAGGTGTCGCTCCTCATCGACGACCTGCGCCGCGAGCGCCGCAAGCCCACCCGGCGCGAGAAGCTGGCCATCCACATGGCGCACGAGGAGCTCGCCAACGGCGCCCGCCTGCAGCTGCCCTACAAGCCCCTGCCCATCCCGGGCTTCGGCGACACGCAGACGAACATGTCCGTGACCGACCCCGGCGAGGGCCACATCGCGGGCACCACCACGCGCGAGGAGTGGATGCGCGGCGTGCTCGTGCACGTGGAGCACCTGGAGCGCGGGCACCAGGACCGCGAGTCGGTGGAGTCCTACCGGATTCCCCGCATCCTCAACGTGGCCAAGGTGCGGCTGCACGTGGCCGGCCGCGCGCCCGTCACCAGCTTCATCGGGCGGCCCATGTTCGACAGCGGCAAGTTCCACCTGGACCTGTGGAAGACGGTGCAGACCATGGCCGGCACCTGCACCGCCATGTTCCAGCTGGGCGTGGCCGAGTGCAAGGTGGCCATGGAGCGCATGACGGCCTCGCAGATCCTCGAGTTCATGCGCAGCCTGCGCAGCAACATCCTGCGCGACACGCGCACCCAGCTGCTGTCCGCGGCCTTCAACCTCAACACGCCCATCCTGGATGACCGCGACGGCGGCTCGCGGCTCGTCACCGGCCGGAAGGAGATCGGCCTGCTGGGCATCGAGCTCGTCAAGATGGGCGGCTTCGACAAGGTCACCTGGGACGGCTCGGCGGACACGTACCCCAGCGTGCCGGTGATGGAGCAGCTCACCCATGCCGAGGCGCTGGAGCTGGTGCACCGGGCACACGAGCGCGGGCTGCGCACCTACTTCTCCGCGGGCTTCCGCTTCCCCCACATCCCCCTGGCCGTCTACACCGGCGTGGACGGGGTGGGCATCGGCGGCGCGCAGATCCTCCGGTACATGGACTCGCGGACCGGCTACCACGGCCCCTTCCAGCCGGAGAACATCTCGCGCATCCTCGCCATCCGCGACGAGGCCGCTCGCAGCCCCCTGGGCCGCGCCGCCGCCCTGCTCGCCCGGCTCGACTGGCTGTCCTCCCAGCGCCGCCTGGATGACCGCCAGGAGCAGCTGCGCATCGAGCTCTACGAGGCCCTGTCCCGCCAGCAGGTGGACGGCCTCCTGCGGGACATCGACGCCCAGCCCGCCGCCTGAGGCGCCCCGCTCCACCCCCTGAAGAACCGCAATGCCCCCGCCGGGCGCGAGCCCGAGCA
This is a stretch of genomic DNA from Archangium violaceum. It encodes these proteins:
- a CDS encoding pyridoxal phosphate-dependent aminotransferase → MSDDISLPAFRTVPRTGVIYVTTEAMRRGYRGGDPEWCNLGQGQPETGELPNSPPRVGSVTVDVNDLEYAPVAGLWEVREAIASLYNRLYRRGLPSQYSAENVSLSGGGRAALTRAAASLGTVNLGHFLPDYTAYEELLDVFKAFTAIPILLEGERGYAFTHEDLRREIQGRGLSALLFSNPCNPTGKLVQGEELARWVSVARELECGLLIDEFYSHYIWTGRPGQLPVESAARYVEDVNKDPIVLFDGFTKNWRYPGWRMTWTIGPRQVIDAVSSAGSFLDGGGSRPLQRAAIPLLDEQAVVKETLAINHHFREKRDRFHSRLERLGIRTDRPPDGTFYVWGNVSGLPPPLNDGMGFFRAALDQKIITVPGEFFDVNPGKRRARPSRFRSYVRLSFGPSMEVLEKALGRLEAMVLRYTGG
- a CDS encoding alpha/beta fold hydrolase, which produces MNEVRVREEGAQVREGSIRLRDGRRLAYVESGNLEGSPVIFLHGNPGSRYMRHPDDGLTASLGVRLITPDRPGYGLSDFQRGRTLLDMPADIEQLANALGLGRFAVMGVSAGGPYVAACAYRLGERLTGAAIISGSAPFNRSGAVEGVNRDYRTAYALATWPHWLLQPIMTLHDRSVRRRPDRALAAVMAHCSADDRAVLSDPLIGSQVQGFRTEATRQGVQGMAREARLLTTPWGFPLGDIRVPVHLWYWEGDSIVPQQMGRYLHARIPHTVPHFLPGGGHFSIYTHWKDILRELVLR
- a CDS encoding alpha/beta fold hydrolase; the encoded protein is MNRPAQAFQRIRSFVSSQVDVSRSLAQALQDRSINPYPYLKPFIEKAAGVREPPISPTPHSVVYTRGSMRLLRYAAPRRRHRTPILFVYSLINRWYILDFLPGRSLIEYLTRQGYDVYAIDWGIAGPDEQNLSWSELLGGHLRSAVRWTLRVSDSEDLTLYGYCMGGTMSLAYTSLYPEGVRNLVVQATPVDFSKGGIYSLWTQQRHFDVDSLVDAYGNVPTYVLESGFFMAGPVQRITKWLDVCRQIDDPGFVTTFLALERWGSDAVPFPGEVYRQYIRDCYQQNLFCQNRMEVGGERVDLGSIQCPVLNIIAEQDNIAPPAMSEPLPDLVKECETMRFPVGHIGLSASSKAPVKVWPRIAAWIGQHSRPMEGGE
- a CDS encoding TetR/AcrR family transcriptional regulator; this encodes MPRTPQQYQQLKEERRSALLKAAREVFARRGLAATKMTDLAAAAGISYGLVYHYFPDKESVFATLVEEAIQDGIRLLTAERQGPGTPWEQLQRFCAQILEHVREETSIPLILVQARASESIPAPVQRALERYTTQFFQQLVELIEAGQSAGQIVKIPAAELARLLLSTVQGLALTQVLPRPDDAPFPATDTVLRLFRP